The nucleotide sequence AATAATAAGCTTATTAAAGTCAAAAGACTTTGGACAGTATGGCAACGGTAAGGGTGACATGAATCTTTGCTTCCTTTCCAACAATGATATTACCGGAGGAAATTCAGGTAGCCCTGTATTCGACAAGAATGCCCGTCTTATAGGCTTGGCCTTCGATGGTAACTGGGAAGCGATGAGTGGTGATATTGCCTTCGAACCAGCTTTACAGCGTACTATTTCGGTAGATATCCGCTACGTATTGTTCATGATAGACAAGTGGGGTAAATGTCCTCGCCTAATCAATGAGCTTAAGCTTGTAAAATAACACTCCCGGCAATGCCGGCAGTACATAAAGAAGCCGCCTGTCAGAATCCTCGTTAAGAGGTCTGACAGGCGGCTTTGTATTATACAATCACCAGTTGATTACCGGCGGTATTTGTTTGTGCTTGGTTTGCGATCACGGTCACGGTCACTGCTGCTAGAGCTGCGTCTCCATGGTTTGTCTCCGCTTTCTTCGCGTCTGCCTGCGCCATAAGATGGACGACCGCTTCCGCTTGCGCTACCAAAGTCCTTACGATCGCGTCTTCCTTTGTATTCGCCACCACCGCGTGGTCCGCGGTCGCCGCCTTCTTTTCTGCCCTGAGCCGGTTCAACGGAGATGCGTCTGCCATCTACTTCGAATCCACTCATTTCCTTGATAACACGATCTGATTCAGCAGATTCTACTTCAAAGAAAGAGAAGTTGTCGCGTAAATCGATTTTGCCGATCTGAACCTTACCCGGTACACATTTATTGATAAGCTCAATAAGTTGGTTCGGGAATAATCCATCAGTTTTTCCGAAGTTAAGGAACAGGCGTGAATAGCCTTCCTGAGCTTGCGAAGGATTTCTGCTTCCACGTTCGCCGCGGTCGCTGCTTCCAAATTCTCTGCTTCCGCGTTCGCCGAATTCACCTCTGCGTGCACTGCGTTCGTCTGTTGCGTCCTGAATTTCAGGTGCGTTGCTATAATATTCGATCAAACGGTTAAATTCCATAGAAACTATACGTTTGATGATGTCTTCTTTTTCCAGCCATTCAAGCTTACGGTAAATATCAGGCATCAACGGATTGATTTCTTCTTCGTTTACCTTTACCTTTTCAATCTGGTCAACCAGGTTAAGCAGCTGCTTTTCGCAGATAGACTTACCGGTAGGCATTACACCCTTTTCAAATTTCTTGTTGATAATCCGTTCAATGTCACGAATTCTTCCTTTTTCTTTCACGTGGCAGATTGCGATAGAAATACCTGTCTTACCGGCACGGCCTGTACGACCACTACGGTGAGTGTAAGATTCTACTTCGTCCGGCAAACCGTAGTTGATTACGTGTGTAAGGTCGTCAACGTCCAATCCACGTGCAGCTACATCTGTTGCTACCAAAAGTTGTATATTCTTCACACGGAACTTCTGCATAACGTAGTCACGTTGCTGCTGGCTTAATTCGCCGTGCAGCGAGTCTGCGCTGTAGCCATCCTGAATTAATTTATCAGCAATTTCCTGTGTTTCCTTACGTGTACGACAGAAAATGATACCATAAATATTGGGATAGAAATCCGCAATACGCTTAAGAGCAAGGTACTTGTCTCTGGCTTGTACGATATAGGAAATATGCTTGATATTCTTATTCCCTTCGTTTTTGTTGCCGATAACAACCTCTTTAGGATTGCTCATGTACTTTTTAGAGATGCTTGCTATTCCCTGAGGCATTGTTGCCGAGAATAAAAGCATGTTTCTTGAAGCAGGCACTTCAGCCAAAATGGCATTGATGCTTTCAGTAAATCCCATGTTAAGCATTTCGTCTGCTTCGTCCATAATTACTGAACGAACAGTACCAAGATCAACCGTTCTACGGTTCATTAGGTCCAATAAACGGCCTGGAGTGGCCACGATAACATGTACGCCGCGTTTTAATGCTTTGATCTGACTTTCAATGCTTGATCCTCCATATACCGGAAGAACCTTTAAGTCGTCAATGTATTTTGAATAATCATTCAAATCGCCTGCTATCTGCAGACAAAGCTCGCGCGTCGGACAAAGTATGAGAGCTTGTGGTTGATATTCGGATACATTAATTTTTTGTAGAATAGGGAGGCCAAATGCTGCCGTTTTACCTGTTCCTGTTTGTGCCAATGCAATTACGTCGTTGTCTTCTCCCAATAAGAAAGGAATCACTTCCTCCTGTACTGGCATGGGCGATTCGTAGCCCATCTCCTGAATTGCCTTTAAAATCGGTGCGGCAACTCCTAATTCTTCGAATGTTTTCAAATTGTGATGATAAGTAATTATATATATATTATATCTGAGAGTGCAAAGGTACGTAAATAATTCGAATTCACGCTAGTATAGCATTATTTCTTTTAATTTAGCCCTTTTCTTTTCGTTCATCCCGATTTCTTTGTCGAGGTATTTATCCATAGAACCATAGTCCTTCAATATCTTTTTTATAGCGATGTCCAGGTATGTTTCGTCTGCATTAATTATGACGGTGAATGTTTCCTGTGCGTCCGCATTAAGCCCGTTAGCTAATTTTGCAATTTTGTTAATTTCAATGCAATCGTTGCTAGTGGTATAATCTTTTAAAATAGTTTCTTCAGGTACGCCCAAAGATCCAAGAATCAAGGCTGAAAGGAAGCCCGCTCTGTCTTTTCCAAGCGAGCAGGTTATCAGAACCGGATAATTTTCTTTATCAAGAAGTTCGTTCATTGCTGAGGCAAACATCGGGCTGTTGCCTTTAATAAACTGAAGGTACATATCCTGCAGAAAAAGGATAGCATCCCCTTTACGCATTCTCCCTTCCTCAATTAGTCTGCTTACGCTGTCTTCATCAGCTATGGGTATGGGAAGGTTTATAACTTTTAGATTTTTATAGCGAATCGGCTCTTTGTGAACTTCATTTGCACCGCGCAAGTCAATAATAGTCTTGATTCCCAGATTGTCCAACCGCATGGAATCCCATTCGCTTAACGTATTTAATTTACCGCTTCGGTAGATTTTACCCCAACGGGTAGTGAAATTCCTGTTATTTACATAACCTCCTATATCCCTAAGATTCTGCACGCTATCCATTGCCACGCCTCTGGATCCGATGGTTTGAAACGTCTTGTCGTTAAAAGACAGCATGAAGTATTTCCTTGTCATATTGTCATTGGTGATGTAGGTGGTAACCCCATCATTGATATTAACATTCCCTACCGGCGTCGAGATATCGAATTTTTCAGGATTATCGGACACGAAAAGCTTAACGTTGCCCTGCAGAGGTGAATCGCTTTCCCATTTAATAACATAATTACCGATATCGTCACGCAAACAAAGCGTCCTGATTTCAGGACTGTTAGATGTGCATCCAACAAAAGCCGAAGCACATACAAATAGGGATATTAATTTTACTAACATCTTTTTCTTAAGCTATAACACAAAGATAACAAAAAAACATCCTCATAGTGCGAAGGTTAATGATATTTAAGACTGTTGGGCGTATGCAGAAGCAAATTCCCTTGATATATAGTTGTTATAACTTTGGCAAACCTCGGACGAAAGGTCGATTCCGCAGCCAATAATCTTACCCCATGTATCTTTATCCAATGATTGAAGGTCTTTGTATCGTACATCGTACTTTAACAAGCCATAGATAATACCTGCATTGAAATTATCACCAGCACCGATTGTACTGATAGCATTTATCGGCTTTGAATCATAGTGTCCGTTAAATCGGTCGGTATACAGGTTTACACCGTCGGCTCCGTGGGTTGTGATAAAGTTATGACAGTAAAATTTAATATTCTCTTCATACACGTTGGCCGGATCCGTTTTACGAAACAGGTTAAGGAAGTCTTCATCAGAACCACGAACAATATCTGCGTACTCCAGATTGTCGAGTACCGTAGGTGTAAGCCTTATTGCCTCATGTGCATGCGCTTTGCGGAAGTTTGGATCATAATAGATGATTGCTTTGCGTTCTTTGGCATACTGAATAAATTCCACCATTCGTTCCCTAAGCACCGGATTCAGGGCATAATAGGAGCCGAATACAAAGATATCATCTTCATTTATCCTTGGAAGAGGTACATCCAGCCGTTGCTTCGGATAATCTTTATAAAAAATATAGTTTGCATTGTTTTGGTCATCTAGAAAGGCAAGGGACACAGGACTTTTTCCATCAGGAAAACGATCAATGTAATCGGTCGTGATATTGTTCTCTTCCAGAAACGCTCCGATGATATCACCTACACGGTCGTTGCCTATTTCGCTGATAAATAAAACCGATACTCCCAGACGACTCAGAGAGATTAAGCCGTTAAACACTGATCCTCCTGGAACAGCGGCATGTGGCTGATTGTCTTTAAAAATAATATCAAGGATGGTTTCTCCAATTCCAATTACCTTTCTCATAAGCATGTACTCTATTGAGGTGAATTGCTATTCTTTCAAACTTTGTTCGCGGGATTTAGACCCCAGGTATCCACCATGGTGTCTTTTAGCATAGTCTTTGTTATTGAAATTGATGCGTTTCATGGTATTGACTACCAGGATATCACCGATAACCGTCATTACAGTTGTTGAGGTAGTAGGTGTAAGTCCAAGCGGGCACACTTCCTTCGGTGCTCCGGTAGGAAGGCAAATGGTTGCTTCCAGGGCTAAGGGACTTGCTATGTCGCTTGTAATTACGATGAACTTCATTTCGGGAGCGAGTCCACGGGTAAGCTGAATAAGTTCAACAAGTTCCCTGGTTTTTCCGGAATTGGAAATCAACAGCATAATATCATTATCACGGATTATTCCCAAATCGCCGTGCTGTGCTTCACTGGGATGCAAAAAGAAGGCAGGTGTGCCTGTAGAACTGAAAGTCGTTGCAATATTGGAAGC is from uncultured Macellibacteroides sp. and encodes:
- a CDS encoding DEAD/DEAH box helicase produces the protein MGYESPMPVQEEVIPFLLGEDNDVIALAQTGTGKTAAFGLPILQKINVSEYQPQALILCPTRELCLQIAGDLNDYSKYIDDLKVLPVYGGSSIESQIKALKRGVHVIVATPGRLLDLMNRRTVDLGTVRSVIMDEADEMLNMGFTESINAILAEVPASRNMLLFSATMPQGIASISKKYMSNPKEVVIGNKNEGNKNIKHISYIVQARDKYLALKRIADFYPNIYGIIFCRTRKETQEIADKLIQDGYSADSLHGELSQQQRDYVMQKFRVKNIQLLVATDVAARGLDVDDLTHVINYGLPDEVESYTHRSGRTGRAGKTGISIAICHVKEKGRIRDIERIINKKFEKGVMPTGKSICEKQLLNLVDQIEKVKVNEEEINPLMPDIYRKLEWLEKEDIIKRIVSMEFNRLIEYYSNAPEIQDATDERSARRGEFGERGSREFGSSDRGERGSRNPSQAQEGYSRLFLNFGKTDGLFPNQLIELINKCVPGKVQIGKIDLRDNFSFFEVESAESDRVIKEMSGFEVDGRRISVEPAQGRKEGGDRGPRGGGEYKGRRDRKDFGSASGSGRPSYGAGRREESGDKPWRRSSSSSDRDRDRKPSTNKYRR
- a CDS encoding tyrosine-protein phosphatase — its product is MLVKLISLFVCASAFVGCTSNSPEIRTLCLRDDIGNYVIKWESDSPLQGNVKLFVSDNPEKFDISTPVGNVNINDGVTTYITNDNMTRKYFMLSFNDKTFQTIGSRGVAMDSVQNLRDIGGYVNNRNFTTRWGKIYRSGKLNTLSEWDSMRLDNLGIKTIIDLRGANEVHKEPIRYKNLKVINLPIPIADEDSVSRLIEEGRMRKGDAILFLQDMYLQFIKGNSPMFASAMNELLDKENYPVLITCSLGKDRAGFLSALILGSLGVPEETILKDYTTSNDCIEINKIAKLANGLNADAQETFTVIINADETYLDIAIKKILKDYGSMDKYLDKEIGMNEKKRAKLKEIMLY
- a CDS encoding carbohydrate kinase; the protein is MRKVIGIGETILDIIFKDNQPHAAVPGGSVFNGLISLSRLGVSVLFISEIGNDRVGDIIGAFLEENNITTDYIDRFPDGKSPVSLAFLDDQNNANYIFYKDYPKQRLDVPLPRINEDDIFVFGSYYALNPVLRERMVEFIQYAKERKAIIYYDPNFRKAHAHEAIRLTPTVLDNLEYADIVRGSDEDFLNLFRKTDPANVYEENIKFYCHNFITTHGADGVNLYTDRFNGHYDSKPINAISTIGAGDNFNAGIIYGLLKYDVRYKDLQSLDKDTWGKIIGCGIDLSSEVCQSYNNYISREFASAYAQQS
- a CDS encoding SIS domain-containing protein encodes the protein MINEDISSILRQEAEAVLNIPVVAEYDEAVTLIVEYVHQRNGKLITSGMGKAGQIASNIATTFSSTGTPAFFLHPSEAQHGDLGIIRDNDIMLLISNSGKTRELVELIQLTRGLAPEMKFIVITSDIASPLALEATICLPTGAPKEVCPLGLTPTTSTTVMTVIGDILVVNTMKRINFNNKDYAKRHHGGYLGSKSREQSLKE